A stretch of the Phoenix dactylifera cultivar Barhee BC4 unplaced genomic scaffold, palm_55x_up_171113_PBpolish2nd_filt_p 000184F, whole genome shotgun sequence genome encodes the following:
- the LOC103705342 gene encoding endo-1,4-beta-xylanase 5-like, whose translation MLKGGLTVNASGPAELHFESENTSVEIWVDSVSLQPFTKEEWRTHQTKSIEKARKKTVRFRAVDAQGTSLAGATVSLAQKRPGFPFGCAIPGSIVNNTQYQNWFASRFTVTVFENEMKWYSTERAPGQEDYSVPDAMVAFAKQHNITIRGHNVFWDDPKYQMDWVRALDYDQLWNASNRRINSVMSRYRGQLIAWDVVNEDLHFSSFEDRLGKNASNIFHQKAHSLGSNTLMFLNDYNTLEQPGDPTSTPGKYLEKLREVKSYPGNDYNMAIGLEGHFSAPNIPYMRSALDVLAGAKVPIWLTEVDVTQDPNHANYLEEILREAYSHPAVNGIVLWAGWHPESCNRMCLTDNNFNNHPTGDVVDKLIAEWRSGNVTGKTDADGFFETQLFHGEYEMSISDPTANSSSVQSLKVESGSPHGAVIRVQV comes from the exons ATGCTCAAGGGAGGTCTTACTGTGAATGCCTCCGGACCGGCTGAACTTCATTTCGAG AGTGAAAACACAAGTGTGGAGATATGGGTGGACAGCGTGTCATTGCAACCATTCACCAAAGAAGAATGGAGAACTCATCAGACCAAGAGCATCGAGAAG GCCCGCAAGAAGACGGTAAGGTTCCGGGCTGTCGATGCCCAAGGCACCAGCCTCGCTGGTGCAACCGTCTCGCTCGCGCAGAAAAGGCCAGGATTCCCATTCGGTTGCGCCATTCCCGGTAGCATCGTCAACAACACCCAATACCAGAACTGGTTCGCCTCACGCTTCACCGTGACCGTCTTCGAGAACGAGATGAAATGGTACTCCACGGAGCGCGCCCCCGGCCAGGAGGACTACTCCGTTCCGGATGCCATGGTCGCCTTCGCGAAGCAGCACAACATTACCATCAGAGGGCACAATGTCTTCTGGGACGATCCCAAGTACCAGATGGACTGGGTGCGGGCCCTCGACTACGACCAGCTCTGGAACGCATCTAATAGGCGAATTAATTCTGTTATGTCGAGATACCGTGGCCAACTCATTGCATGGGATGTTGTCAATGAGGACCTTCATTTCTCCTCCTTTGAGGACAGGCTTGGGAAAAATGCCTCTAACATCTTCCACCAGAAGGCTCACTCTCTGGGCTCCAACACACTCATGTTCCTGAATGACTACAATACACTGGAACAGCCTGGAGACCCGACGTCGACACCTGGCAAGTACCTTGAGAAGCTGCGGGAGGTCAAGTCGTACCCTGGGAATGATTATAATATGGCAATAGGACTGGAGGGCCACTTCAGCGCACCAAATATTCCATACATGAGATCTGCTCTGGATGTTCTTGCCGGGGCCAAGGTGCCCATTTGGCTCACAGAAGTTGATGTTACCCAAGACCCAAATCAC GCAAATTACCTTGAGGAAATCTTGAGGGAGGCTTACTCACATCCGGCTGTGAACGGGATCGTATTGTGGGCAGGATGGCACCCAGAGAGTTGCAATAGAATGTGCCTAACAGACAACAATTTCAATAACCATCCAACCGGAGATGTGGTAGACAAGCTGATAGCAGAGTGGAGGTCTGGTAATGTGACGGGGAAGACTGATGCTGATGGCTTCTTTGAGACCCAGCTCTTCCACGGGGAGTATGAAATGAGCATAAGCGATCCAACTGCAAATTCTTCATCAGTGCAAAGCTTGAAAGTGGAATCAGGGTCTCCGCATGGAGCTGTCATCCGGGTACAGGTGTAA